A segment of the Delphinus delphis chromosome 20, mDelDel1.2, whole genome shotgun sequence genome:
CCTTTGTACTTGGGCAAACCTGCACTCCTGATCCTCTTACAGCCCTTTGCCCGTCTTTGCTTCTGGCAGCTCCATTCTTCCGTTACTCAGGCCAAAGTCACTGGAGTGATCTTCAactcctctttctctcacttcCTCTACCCAATTCCACTTCACCTCACCTCAGCAGCTACCACCCTAGTTGAAGCCACCACCACGACCTCTCACCTGAGCCCCTGTAGTCACCTCCTCACTGGGCCCCAGATTCCACTCTCGCTCCCTAAACTCAGTTTCTGCTACGGTTAACACcagagtcagggacttccctggtggcgcagcagtgaagaatccgcctgccaacgcaggggacatgggtttgagccctggtcccaggaagatcccacatgctgcggagcaactaagcccgtgtgccacaactactgagcctgcgtacctagagcccgtgcacctagagcccacgctccgcaacaagagaagccactgcagtgagaaacccgtgcacctcaataaagagtagcccctgctcaccacaactagagaaagcccacatgcagcaacgaagacccaacgcagccaaaaatgaataaatttactttaaaaaataataataaaattacacacacacacacacacaccccatactcCCCAACCCTTTTGCCTACTTCCATTTATTTCATGGTACTTATCACCTTTTCGCTTATATATCTTATTAATTTTGCTAAATGTTTCACTCTCCCAACTACAAAGTGAGCTCCATGAGCGTACAGATTTTTGTCTTCTATATTCACCGCACCTAGAATtgaataggtgctcaataaatatttgtttgaatgaTGAATGAAGCACTGTTTGTGGAATGACCTTGAGAACTCCAGCCGGATGCTAAGCTACAAATTTCTCAGTGTAGACTTAACTCCATCATCCTACCTTCCAGTTAGAACCCGTGTTCTAGGTTCATTCCTGCCTCCATGCATTTGCTTAAAGTCATGCCTGTGCTAGGATCACCCCTTACCAGCCAAGAAGCTCTCCCTCTTATCTCCCTCCCTGCGTGCCAGCCGTTACGTGTGTGGACACGGGTCCCACCAGGTAGGGTTGGAAGGTAGATGAGTTGCTATGGTTACTGCACCCGCCTGGAGCCGAATATCCCCAGGGTGCCCCGCCCCTACGGGTAGTAGTTAGCAAATCCCGAGCAGTCCCGCGCAGGGGCGGGTATAAGGGGCTGCAAAGCCAGTTTTGTTacgctccccaccccacccacgcAGTTGTCATGGAAACGAACCGCTTCCCTCCAGCACCGTCTCCCTCCCTGTCCTCTAAGAGACACAGGCATAGTTAGAGGGCTGGGTGGGCTGGAAGACGGTCCGAAAGGCTAGGAAACCATTCGGTCCCATCACTCTCCAAGGTCTCTCCCTCATCCTCCAAGGACTGCTACGCCTGCGCAGAGACGGAGTCCGAGTACCAAAGCTAGCGGGGAGAGAAAGGCGCGCATGCGTGCGAGGGTTTTGAGCGTGCGTTCTTGTGGCATCAGAGAGCTAGGGGAAAGAGCGCTGCGCTAACCTTGCGCCTGCGCAACTGCGGCCCGCTTACGGAGGCCGGTGGAGGGCAATTCTGCGCTTGCGCTCTGGCGGGAGGAGTGAAACCCAAGAGGTTCGGGCGTTGGGGGACCGTCTGGCGCTAGGTGCGCCTGCGCCTTGGCTCGCGgggcggccgggggcggggcccagaaggggagggagaaagccggcagggggagggaagaggccgCAGAAGCCCGAGTCTTGACCGACGGGCAGGCGGGGGCTGCGGCGGCGCCGGTGAGTGACCCGCGGCCCAACTCGGTCCCCACCCTCCGCGACCCTCACTCTTCCCAGAGTCTCCCGTAGCCCCAGTTGGCCCCTCCTAATCCCGGACCCTCATAACCCTCAGGGATCCCCTTGATTCGTGGCAATCCCCAAAGCCCCCACAATCCCCGCAGACCCTAATGCCTAATATTTTATTCTCCCAGTTTCTCCACTGTCCTAGGAGCCCCCAGTTCACGATTATTTCTGGACTGCTCCTCTAAGGACCACTTCTCTTATTGGTCTTACAGACGTCCCATTGCCCTGGAACCCCCAGAGCGCTCCTCTGCTCCAGATCCCCCCCTTCCTGCTGCATCTCCTCTTCAGCATCTCCTTATCCCCATCACCCTCGTGCTTCTTTGACCCCCGAGATACCCCCATTCTCCTTCCATTTCCCATCCTCCTATGCCCCCAATTCTCCTCTAACTCCCGCAGACACCCCCTCTTCCTTCCGCTTTTCCTCATTTCCCTCCACTCCTCCATACCCATACCCAATTAACATCAACTCCATGGCCTGGCACTTTGCGCCGCGCCAGGCACAAGATGAGCGCTCAGCCGGTGTCATCTATTATTAGGCACTCTGACGGACCCCCGCTGCCCGTCGCCTCCGTCcgcccttctcccccacccctatcCCCGGGGACATAGGAGACGGTATCGGGGCGGCCGGGGTGGGGCGGACGGCGCGGGGCCGCTGAACCCCTGCCAGCGCCGTGCGCCCTGTGCCCGCAGCGCCGGCGCCCCCCATGCGCCAGGCGGCCGGACGGCGGCGTCGGGGGGCGCCATGGCCTCGGCGGCGGCGGGCGAAGCGGAAGAGACCACCCGGCTGCGCAAGCCGCGCTTCTCGTTCGAAGAGAACCAGATCCTGATCCGTGAGGTGCGCGCCCACTACCCGCAGCTCTACGGCGCTCAGAGCCGTCGGGTGAGCGTGGCCGAGCGGCGGCGTGTGTGGGACGGCATTGCCGCCAAGATCAACGGCATCACCAGCTGGAAGCGCACTGGCCAGGAGGTGCAGAAGCGCTGGAACGACTTCAAGCGCCGCACCAAGGAGAAGCTAGCTCGCGTGCCGCACTCCACACAGGGCACCGGGCCTGCCGCCGAGGACGCCTTCTCCGCCGAGGAGGAGACCATTTTTGCCATCCTGGGGCCGGGTGTGGCGGGGCCAGGAGCTGGTGCAGGGGCAGAGCAGCCCTCCGCGGCCGCCTCTTCACAGCCACCGGCCCCAAGCTCCTGCGCCCAACGCTGTGTGTTGTCTGAGGACCGCAAGGAGGACCGACGGGCAGGTGAGTTCCTTCAGCATCACCTCAgcaaaagcaaacagaaatttTACTTTGTCCCTGGCGCTGTTCCAAGCCCTTTATATGGTTCATCAGATCCTCCCTATAGCTGTAGGAAGGGGGGTACtgttataatccccattttacacctGTGGagattgaggctcagaaaagtgtGGTAATGGTCGGAGTCGGGAATGGAACCCAGACCTAGGAGGCTTGGCTCCAGAGTCCACACATGGGATCATCAGCTCACCCATGATTTCATTAAACTGTAGCGTAGGGGGAGTGACTCTGAAGGCAGATAGTCTGGGCTCCAGTTACAACTTTGCCACTCAACTGTGTCATTTGGGATAAGTTATTGCACATCAGTTTCTacatccgtaaaatggggataaaaaatgGTCCCCGCCTCAGAGGTtgctgggaagattaaatgaattaatatgtgtaATTTGCTTGGTACATTACTTCCTTGCTAGCTATTGATATAATTACCAGTGCTGTGAAGCACGAACTGTTTCACCATTTTATAAATCAAAGACTCAGGGAGGTTTGgaaattttcccaaggtcatgcCCTGAgtagaggaggtggggagagtggaGTACAAAACTCCCCACTCAGCCCTAACTCTGGATGATTATTTCTTCCACAGCTATTCCCCAGTCAACTGCCCCGAGCTGGACAGTGTTGGGGACAGAGATGTGACTGAGACATCCTCAGGCCTGTCCTTCTGGGGCTCACAGTCCACTGGGGGAGACAGACCCATGTATAGACAGTGATGACTCaaagcaggcagggctgggctaTGAGAGTCCCTAGGGGACATCTGATCCACACTGGGAAttcaaggagggcttcctggagaaggagccATCAGAGCCGAGATGCAAAGAGTGAGGATGAAGAAGAGACGGGAAAGTGTTCCTGGAGAACAGCATGTACAGTGGCTTGGAGACAAGAAAGCTTGGCCAGTTTAGGAAACTGAGAGATGCTGCCCAgttaggggaggggaggaagggagagtggAAAGATTAAAGAAAGGACATGTTTTGAGATGAGATCAGAGAGGTCAGCAAAAGCCAAACCTTGCAGGACCTTTAGGCTGAGATAAGGAGTTCAATTTTATTCTAAGTACTATGGGGAGCCATACAAGGGTTTAGAGAAAGCGGGGGCACATGATCCAACAAGGCAGCTCAGGATCCTGGAATTTCTGAGAGGTTCATTcacccacccaaggtcacacagcaagtaagtaaGTAGAAGGGTTGGAACTTGAATATAGGTTGTGTCCAACTCACCGTGCATGCACTTAACCACTGGCTAGATGGCCtgatatataccatatatatgcatacatatatatgtaaatatgtaagtagtttacatatatataaacagttAATATTGACTACGAGTTAATGGGTGTGCCAGAATTGGATCACATGTGGTTTAAAATAAAGGtcaggactttggattttatcttGAGGGCCTTTGGGAGGCATGAAAGTGTcttaagccagagaaagacacaaTCACTCGGGACCCTTGTACTCAATACGAATCAAACCTCAGTGTTTCTACCTGTGAAATGGCCCCATTGAACCAGCGTGGAGATGGCAAACTTATTACTTCAAAAGCTGTACAAccccttattcattcattcaacagatatttattgagcgcgTATTCTGAGGCGGACACCGTggtaggtgctgggaatactctGAAGAAAGAATTTTCCATCCCttatggagctgacattctagttaCGGGAGACAGACGACAAACAAGTAATCCCCCAAAGCAGATTATACAAAGAGGTGATAAGaactaaaagaagtaaaacaaagcATGTTAAGAGGATAGTGAGTGATGGAAAGGGGGCCTCTGTAGAGAGGGGAAATttgagcagaggacctgaatagagaGACTGAGCCAAATagatatctgggggaagagtactgcagctggaggaaacagcaggtgcaaagaccctgaggcaggtATGTGCTTAAAGTGTCCTTGATTAGAATCTCACACAGAGATTACCCACTgtgtaaaactcttaaaagaggAACTGCTCTGATTGAAGGACAGGAACAGGGCCTGGGGCAGCCTGAGGCATCTTTGTTGACACTGGAAGGAGAGATAAGAACCATTTATCTTGTGACCTAATATTTGAATGAAAGAACAGTAACAACCACATTGAGaccttattatatgccaggtactggcCTATGCCCTGGCCCATGGTAATTCACTTAATGCCTGTAAGGGCCCTCAGGGAGATATTCCTTTACAGGGTTACTTGGTCCTATGTTCACACACATCcatttacaggtggggaaactgaggcccaaaggtTGCGAATAACTATGATTTTAACTCTCACGGTGGTCCTTACATGACGCCTGTGAGCCCTGTGGGCATGAAGGCTGGGccccttttctgttctttttactCGGTAGACTAGAAAAGTCATATATTTTTCCAGGTGGCTGGAATTCTCATGCCCTTTATGAAGAAGACTCACCACCCCACCGTCAAGCCCACAGCCCCAGTCCAAGGAATGGTTAAAAGCATAGGCTCCAGAACCTGCCTGGTTCAAAGTCCTCTTCTCCCATTCACCAGCTCTGTgacacctctctgggcctcaagtcacctcatctgtaaaatgggctaataCTGATAGCACGTACCCCAAAGACTGGCTCGGAGGACTGGGTGAAATAACATAGGAGAACTTAGCCACTGCGCCCAGGGTCGGCCAGGAAAGTGTCCAACCACCGTTAGCTCTGGTTATTGTCTCTCTGCCAGCCTCTCTTACTTGCCCAGGCCGGCCGGCCCAAAGAGTCTGGAGCCCCAGCCTTCGAGCCTGGGGGTGTGGTGGGGTAGTGGTCCTGGAAGACGGAACAAGATGTGCACTGAGGCAAGGAAGAAGAATAGAAAGGGGCAAAAGCTGAGGCCTTGTAGCCCTAGAGAGAGGCCTGGACTGTCCCCTGTGGGTGCTGCGGAGCTGCGGGAGGGTTGTTGCCAGGACGTGCCCAATCAGTACTGACTCCCAGGAAGCCACAGTTCTTTTCTCATTAAAGACAAAATTTTGTGCTGGACATTGTTCTAGGCGCTGGGtaaacagcagtgaacaaaaacaaAGCCCTGCCTGATGGAGCTGACATAAGGAGGAGGAGACAGACCACAAACACAGAGCGATCCCATGCCAGGTGGAGATAAGTGCTATAAAAGAAATCAGGTAGGgctaggagagagaaaaggacagagcTGCTTCAGACGGAGGGTCAAGGAAGGTCTCTCCAAGGAGGCCATGTTTGAGCAGAcgctggaggaggtgagggagggagccaaGCAGGTGTCTGGGGAAAGATCTTTCCAGGCTGAAGGAACagaaagtgcaaaggccctgaggcaggagcggGCCTAAAGTGTATGAggacccaggacttccctggtggtccagtggttaagactctgtgcttccaacgcagggtgctcgggtttgatccctgatcggggaactaagatcccacatgccgcccggcgtggccaaaatttaaaaaaaaaagtgtatgagCCCCTGCAGGGAGGCCAGTTTGGCTGCAGTCAAGTGAAcgaaagagagtgagagaaggaGTGGGAGACGAGGTTAGGGAGGCAATGGAGGCACATCGTGGGGACCTTGAAAACTTTGCTTTTACTGTGGGTGAGATAGTAGCCACAGGAGGCTTTTGACCAGAGAAAGACATCtcacttgtatttttttaacatctttattaaggTAGAATTCTCATACCATACAACCTACCCATTTAgagcatacaattcagtggcatttagtatattcatagagctgcacaaccatcactacaatcaattttagaacattttcatcactccggaaagaaaccctgtacctctTAGCCATCAACCCCCCGCCTCGTTCCCCCATCTCtgcccagccctaggcaaccactaatctactttctgtctctgtaagatttgcctattttggacattgcATGTAAATGGATCATATGACATGTGGTCCTTTGTGAGTAGCTACTTTCCTGTAGCGCATAACTGTGGTGTATTTTAGTTGGACCCCTGAGGCTGCTGGTGGAGAACAGACTCTAAGGGGCGGGGGTGTGGGCTGGGAGCCCAGAGAATAGTCCAGGTTGGGAGATGGTGGTGGTTGGACCAGGGTCGGGGCCGTGGAGGAGGACAGATGTTGGGTTAGTTTGAAGGCAGAGCCAACGGTATTTGTACACGAGTGGTGTCTTGGGAGAGAAGAGTGCGTTTTTGTCCCGAGCAGCTAGAAGGATGGAGCTGCCAGCATCTGAGATGGGGTGTCTGAGGGAGGAGCAGGTTGGGGGAGGGCCAGGAGCTCAGCTCCAGGCAAGGGGGTTGGAGGCATTATAGGACGGGATTACTGGAGGGGATATGCCGAGTACACAGCCAGAGGGAGAGCTTCAGGCTGGGCCCGGAAACCTGGGCGCCTCTGCTCTCGGACTCTTCAAGTCCGTGAGCACGAATGAGATCCCAGGTGAGAGGGGGCGGAGGAAGCCCCGCAGGCTTGGGGTTAAACTGACACAGACCAGAGTTGAGACTGAAATCCTGCCCTCCTGACTGGAGAGAGCCCCCTACTCCCCGCCTCCAGAAGTTCCCCCTTCTCCTACTCCAGCCACCCAACCTCTTCTCCAGGCCCTCCTCCCGTGGGGCCTCCCCAGGATCCAGCAGTGCTGCgtgagggggggcgggggggcgggtgtGGATGGTTCAGAGACTTCTAGCATGTTGGCATTTACACTGAATGAGATAAGAGCTGCTTGGCTCGGCAGGGGACCTCCAGGACCCTGTTCCATGAAGGCTGGTATCGGCCACCAgattattgttaaatattttgtctCTCTCCCCTGGGTCATGGGGCTTCTGCTCCAAGGCATGACCTGACTTAGGTTTGAAAAGGATGCCTTTGGgtccagggtgggtgggaggtgggaaaggGAAATCATGACAGCGTTAGGGGTCCCCCACATCTTACCTACATCtctctctccacagatacaccagccCACAGCAAGGGGGGTTCGAGCAGCCCGGAGCCTTGGGCCAGACCCTCCTGCAATCCTCAGGAAGGGGGCTGCCCGGCACCCAAGGAGCGTGAGTCCCCGCCCCCTCCGGCCCTGCAGACCATCCAGCTGCCCCGCCTGGCCTTGTCTccaccccccccagcccctccgcTGCCACCACCCCCCGAGCCACCGCAGCAGGTCCAAGTGGCACCCTCGCCTTccagctccccctcccctccactgccTCCACCCTCGGCCCCAGACCCCTCCCTGGACTTCCTGCGGGCCCAGCAGGAGACTGCCAACGCCATCCGGGAGCTGGCCGGCACCCTTCGCCAGGGACTAGCCCAACTGAGCGAGGCCCTCAGCGCCCTGCTGCCCCTTCTGCCTGGAACCCCCGCTGACCcactgcccccgcccccgcccccacctccaccGCCCAGGCCTGTCTtgtcccccccctcccccaaggtgGAGGTCACCCCAGAGCCTGTGTCCGTGGTGGCTGCAGTCGTGGACGGGGCTGTGGTGGCAGCCAGGGGGGTGATCATTGCCCCTAGGAGCGAGGAGGGGGCCCCCCGGCCGCCGCCcgccccactccctccccatgACTCCCCACcacacaaaaggaggaaaagtttccctACACGGAAGAGGCGGGGGCGGTGGAAATCTCCGTGACATCTGCCGTGGGGTTCAAGCTTGTCTGCGCACCTTCTGCCTGCACCTCCTCCCCCCAGCTTAGCCCAGTGGAGGAGGGCAATGCACTTTCCCCATCCCAGCTGCACCCGGGCTCCCTGCTGCGGGGCACGAGCACCCCACTCCCTGTACTAGTTAGTGCCTGATTCTGGGGGGCCTCCTTGATGGGCCCCCCAGCCCTTATCAGTACAGCGCTGTCTGCCTGGCTGCTTTCCTTAACCCTGACTTGTAAGCCATGGATTTTACGTTATTTATTATTGCCCTTCGTGGGTTGCGGAGGGAACCTGCACATCCCCCTCCCCTAACAGAACTCCTGGCCTTGACTTGAAGACAACTGACCCACTTCCCCTACCCAGACTTTGGAGCGGGTGGGAGTTTCAAGACAAGTCAGAAAATGGATGCAGAGGCTATTGCAGTCTGTACCCTAGGGGCGGATGGAGTTCTCACTGGTGTAGGTTGAGCCTTCTGCCTCCCGTTGCAGTCTCTGACCTCCAGAGCTCAACCCCCTCTGTCCTCCCCAGTGGTGACAAGATatcaataaacttatttttaatataattacttgGGGCTGTCTGAGACAGGCCTGAAGTTCCAACGCCTACACCTGCCTCATCCCTCCATGGGCAGGTGACACCCCCTTGAAGTTTTAGAGGCTGGTGgttttccagacttttttttttttttccttaaagccaTCAAGTCCTGTGTTCAAATCTTATTCCTACTTTTTCATCCTTCGGATACCACCCTAAATGTCATCTCTGGGAGGACATCCTGGATTCCTTCCCCCAGGCTAGGGTGGGTCTGCTTCTTAGATCCTCTCTCAGCATCCTGTGGTCACTAAATGAACACATGCCCTTATCTATTTAAAGCCTGCTTCCCGTATAGTTTCATGAAGGGAGGAGCTGGTTCTCTTTTTTACTCCCAAACTGGCTGCAGAGCCTGGTAGCAAAGTAGCTAATAGCCATCACCCTGGACTCAGACCTGGCTCAACCCCTGGTGCTGCCCTGGCCAGCTGTGTAACTATGGGCCCCactgtcctcatctgtaatacGGGCATAAAGATTTAGGTGTCTTTGCTGCCTACAACTACATTCTCTTCATCCTTCAGGTcacagctcaaatatcacctcctcaggaaagcctttcctgaccaccccccccctttcccccagcAGTTGTGAAAGAAAGGCAGTTAAGTAATCATTTGAGTAAATTTAAATTGAATGTCCCTCCATCACCAGGATGAGCCTTGTCAGGGCAAGGCCTGAGCCTATCTtagtcactgctgtgtcctcagcaTTGCCCAACACAGAAGAAAGGTTGAATCTTTTAAGTAGTGGGAGCTTAAAAACAA
Coding sequences within it:
- the MYPOP gene encoding myb-related transcription factor, partner of profilin, which encodes MASAAAGEAEETTRLRKPRFSFEENQILIREVRAHYPQLYGAQSRRVSVAERRRVWDGIAAKINGITSWKRTGQEVQKRWNDFKRRTKEKLARVPHSTQGTGPAAEDAFSAEEETIFAILGPGVAGPGAGAGAEQPSAAASSQPPAPSSCAQRCVLSEDRKEDRRADTPAHSKGGSSSPEPWARPSCNPQEGGCPAPKERESPPPPALQTIQLPRLALSPPPPAPPLPPPPEPPQQVQVAPSPSSSPSPPLPPPSAPDPSLDFLRAQQETANAIRELAGTLRQGLAQLSEALSALLPLLPGTPADPLPPPPPPPPPPRPVLSPPSPKVEVTPEPVSVVAAVVDGAVVAARGVIIAPRSEEGAPRPPPAPLPPHDSPPHKRRKSFPTRKRRGRWKSP